A stretch of the Clostridium botulinum genome encodes the following:
- the bioA gene encoding adenosylmethionine--8-amino-7-oxononanoate transaminase, with the protein MNDYQSRDLKHIWHPCSQMKDYEQLPPIVIEKGQGAYLYDIDGNKYLDCISSWWCNSLGHANERLNNAIKEQIDKIEHVIFANFTNIPAIELSEKLVKIAPKGLEKIFFNDNGSASVEAALKMSFHYHQQVGNVKKKKFVAITDAYHGETLGALSVGDLDLYSKIYKPLLLDTFRVEGPDCYRCKYEKCRDNCMAECFEKMEKVIDENHEEICAVIIEPMIQGAAGMKIYSQWYLKKLRKICDKYDIHLIADEIAVGFGRTGKMFACDYAEITPDMMCLSKALTAGYMPMSVVMTTNKIYDAFYDDYNKMKAFMHSHTYAGNAMACAVALESLKILEDDNILEKNKEKAKYFGEQLHQHFYGHKNVGEVRQLSLVAAIELVQDKEKKEGFPWQDRVGYEIYKLALKKGLLLRPLGNVIYFNFPYVVEKEDIEFAVSVAKECMEEYFRLREKKIND; encoded by the coding sequence ATGAATGATTATCAAAGTAGAGATTTAAAACATATTTGGCATCCATGTTCCCAAATGAAGGATTATGAACAGTTACCACCTATAGTAATTGAAAAAGGACAAGGAGCTTATCTTTATGATATAGATGGAAATAAGTATTTAGATTGTATATCTTCATGGTGGTGCAATTCACTTGGACATGCTAATGAAAGATTAAATAATGCAATAAAAGAGCAAATAGACAAAATAGAACATGTCATATTTGCTAATTTTACTAATATACCAGCCATTGAACTTTCAGAAAAATTAGTTAAAATTGCCCCAAAAGGTTTGGAAAAAATATTTTTTAATGATAATGGTTCTGCATCTGTTGAAGCTGCTTTAAAGATGAGCTTTCATTATCATCAACAAGTTGGAAATGTAAAGAAGAAAAAATTTGTTGCTATAACAGATGCATATCATGGAGAAACTCTAGGAGCATTATCTGTTGGAGATTTAGATTTATACAGTAAAATATACAAGCCTTTACTATTAGATACTTTTAGGGTAGAAGGACCAGATTGTTATAGATGTAAGTATGAAAAATGCAGAGATAATTGTATGGCAGAATGTTTTGAAAAGATGGAGAAGGTAATAGATGAAAATCATGAAGAAATTTGTGCTGTAATAATTGAGCCAATGATTCAAGGTGCTGCTGGAATGAAAATATATTCTCAGTGGTATTTAAAAAAACTTAGAAAAATATGTGATAAATATGATATTCATCTAATTGCAGATGAAATAGCAGTTGGTTTTGGAAGGACTGGGAAAATGTTTGCATGTGATTATGCAGAAATTACTCCTGACATGATGTGTTTGTCTAAAGCACTTACAGCTGGATATATGCCTATGTCTGTTGTTATGACAACAAATAAAATTTATGATGCATTTTACGATGATTATAATAAAATGAAAGCTTTTATGCACAGTCATACTTATGCAGGAAATGCTATGGCTTGTGCAGTAGCTCTTGAAAGTTTGAAAATATTAGAAGATGATAATATTTTAGAAAAAAACAAAGAAAAGGCAAAATATTTTGGAGAACAATTACATCAACATTTTTATGGACATAAAAATGTTGGAGAAGTGAGACAACTGAGTTTAGTGGCTGCAATAGAGCTAGTACAAGATAAAGAAAAAAAAGAAGGATTCCCTTGGCAAGATAGAGTTGGATATGAAATATATAAATTAGCATTAAAAAAAGGTTTATTACTAAGACCTCTTGGAAATGTTATTTATTTTAATTTCCCATATGTTGTTGAAAAAGAGGATATAGAATTTGCAGTAAGTGTAGCTAAAGAATGTATGGAAGAGTATTTTAGATTAAGGGAGAAGAAAATAAATGATTAA
- a CDS encoding DEAD/DEAH box helicase — protein sequence MTVSFDKLGLDSNLIEGLLKNNIKEPTDIQIKSIPLILKNKNVIAQSQTGTGKTLAYLLPLFQKIDSAKRQMQVIVLAPTHELVMQIHNEITTLANNSNSNVTSCAIIGEVNIKRQIEKLREKPHIIVGSAGRVFELIKKRKISAHTIKTIVLDEGDRLLDKSNLSKVKDVIKTTMRDTQLLLVSATISQRTFDVAQDIMKDPKVVKVKASDLINPNISHMYFQCEARDKIEILRKLIASTKPSRAIVFINKPTEIDITTSKLQYHKINAYSISGKTSKEDRKKAIDGFKHGKYQILIASDVAARGLDVENITHIFNLDLPSDSMDYLHRVGRCGRADKLGTAMSIVTESELPLIKKYENKFNIHIDKKKIFKGKIS from the coding sequence ATGACAGTATCATTTGATAAACTAGGATTAGATTCCAATTTAATAGAGGGACTTTTAAAAAATAATATAAAGGAACCTACAGACATTCAAATAAAGTCAATTCCATTAATACTTAAAAATAAAAATGTAATTGCACAATCACAAACTGGAACTGGTAAAACTCTTGCATACTTACTACCTTTATTTCAAAAAATAGATAGTGCAAAGCGTCAAATGCAAGTTATAGTACTTGCACCAACTCACGAACTTGTTATGCAAATTCATAATGAAATAACCACTCTAGCTAATAATTCTAATAGTAATGTCACTTCATGTGCAATTATTGGAGAAGTAAATATTAAAAGACAAATTGAAAAACTAAGAGAAAAGCCTCACATAATCGTGGGTTCTGCTGGAAGAGTATTTGAACTTATAAAGAAAAGAAAAATATCTGCTCATACTATCAAAACTATTGTACTTGATGAAGGAGATAGACTACTTGATAAAAGCAATTTATCAAAAGTAAAAGACGTAATAAAAACTACTATGCGTGATACTCAACTTCTTTTAGTTTCTGCAACTATAAGCCAAAGAACTTTTGATGTTGCACAAGATATAATGAAAGACCCTAAAGTTGTAAAAGTTAAAGCATCGGATTTAATTAATCCTAATATATCTCATATGTATTTTCAATGTGAAGCTAGGGATAAAATTGAAATTTTAAGAAAACTTATAGCATCAACTAAACCTAGTCGTGCAATTGTATTTATAAATAAACCTACTGAAATTGATATAACTACATCAAAACTTCAATATCATAAGATTAATGCTTATTCTATTTCTGGTAAAACTTCAAAAGAAGATAGAAAAAAAGCTATTGATGGATTCAAACATGGAAAATATCAAATTTTAATAGCATCTGATGTTGCAGCTCGTGGACTTGATGTTGAAAATATAACTCACATTTTTAATTTAGATCTTCCAAGTGATTCTATGGATTATCTTCATAGAGTTGGTAGATGCGGAAGAGCTGATAAACTAGGTACTGCTATGTCCATAGTAACTGAAAGTGAACTACCTTTAATCAAAAAATATGAAAACAAATTCAACATACATATTGATAAGAAGAAAATTTTTAAAGGTAAAATTTCTTAA
- the bioB gene encoding biotin synthase BioB — protein MINKLVKKIINKEYDVSYDEAINLINADINELLNGANKLRETFCGNHVELCSIIDAKCGKCSEDCKFCAQSAHHNTQIVPHSLYSYDKILKLAKENESEGVHRYSLVTSGRGMSGEEFKNVLNIYKKLKKDTNIKLCASFGIINKEQLQHLKKEGVMRYHHNLESSREFYSKICTTHSYDERIATIKNAQDVGLEVCSGGIIGMGETFEDRINLAIELKKLKIMSIPINVLMPIKGTPLENQKPLDNEEILRTIAIFRFLNPKADIRLAGGRNKLENYGEKAFISGASATITGNYLTTSGNGIKNDIELLKSLGLKVN, from the coding sequence ATGATTAATAAACTAGTGAAAAAAATAATAAATAAAGAATATGATGTTTCTTATGATGAAGCAATAAATCTTATAAATGCAGATATAAATGAACTTCTAAATGGGGCAAATAAGCTGAGAGAAACATTTTGTGGAAATCATGTGGAGCTATGCTCTATAATAGATGCCAAATGTGGAAAATGCTCAGAGGACTGTAAATTTTGTGCACAATCTGCTCATCATAATACACAAATAGTTCCACACTCATTATATAGTTATGATAAGATATTAAAATTAGCAAAAGAGAATGAAAGTGAAGGAGTACATAGATATTCATTGGTTACATCTGGTAGAGGGATGAGTGGAGAAGAATTTAAAAATGTACTTAATATATATAAGAAATTAAAAAAAGATACAAATATAAAATTATGTGCATCTTTTGGAATAATTAATAAAGAGCAATTACAGCATTTAAAAAAAGAAGGGGTAATGAGATATCATCATAATTTAGAAAGTAGTAGAGAATTTTATTCAAAAATTTGTACAACACATTCTTATGATGAGAGAATAGCTACTATAAAAAATGCACAAGATGTTGGACTTGAGGTATGTTCAGGAGGAATTATAGGAATGGGGGAAACTTTTGAGGATAGAATAAATTTAGCTATAGAATTAAAGAAATTAAAAATAATGTCAATTCCAATAAATGTACTTATGCCTATAAAAGGTACGCCACTTGAAAATCAAAAACCTTTAGATAATGAAGAAATACTAAGGACTATTGCAATTTTTAGATTTTTGAATCCAAAGGCGGATATTAGACTTGCTGGTGGTAGAAATAAGCTTGAAAATTATGGTGAAAAGGCTTTTATATCAGGTGCTTCGGCTACCATAACTGGTAATTATTTAACTACATCAGGTAATGGAATAAAAAATGATATAGAACTTTTAAAGTCACTAGGATTAAAAGTAAATTAA
- the nagB gene encoding glucosamine-6-phosphate deaminase, whose product MKILVVNNYEEMSKKATEILLSQVTSEPNSVLGLATGGTPLGMYKEIINKYNTDNIDFSKIKTFNLDEYLGLDKKNPKSYYYYMMNNLFKHININLENVHILNGKSTDAIQECKTFEEKIKNCGGIDLQVLGIGVNGHIGFNEPNTHFEPNTHIVTLDNKTIESNSRFFKSKEEVPTKAISMGIKTIMKSKKILLLASGTSKSTAIFETIHGKINPQVPASILQLHNDVTLILDKDASIKI is encoded by the coding sequence ATGAAAATATTGGTAGTTAATAATTATGAAGAAATGAGTAAGAAAGCAACTGAAATCTTACTATCCCAAGTTACTTCAGAACCTAATAGTGTTCTAGGTCTTGCAACAGGTGGAACTCCACTTGGAATGTATAAAGAAATAATAAATAAATACAATACTGATAATATAGATTTTTCTAAAATTAAAACTTTTAATTTGGATGAATATCTTGGACTAGATAAAAAAAATCCTAAAAGTTATTACTACTATATGATGAATAATCTATTTAAACATATAAACATAAACTTAGAAAATGTTCATATATTAAATGGTAAAAGCACTGATGCTATTCAAGAATGTAAAACATTTGAAGAAAAAATAAAGAATTGTGGTGGAATTGATCTACAAGTTTTAGGCATTGGTGTAAATGGTCATATCGGCTTTAACGAACCTAATACTCATTTTGAACCTAATACTCATATAGTAACTTTAGATAATAAAACTATAGAATCAAACTCAAGATTTTTTAAATCAAAAGAAGAAGTTCCAACTAAAGCCATAAGTATGGGAATAAAAACTATAATGAAATCAAAAAAAATATTACTATTAGCTAGTGGTACTTCAAAATCAACTGCAATATTTGAAACCATTCATGGAAAAATTAATCCTCAAGTACCTGCATCCATCCTTCAACTTCATAATGATGTTACATTAATTTTAGACAAAGATGCCTCTATTAAAATTTAA
- a CDS encoding thiol-activated cytolysin family protein: MMFHKRKFKLAIQMIIICGLIYSGSNNHNILVENNKPIQSNKVEIKHNILLSGKNVENSEVKEDVNEVKSVQAPVVSNNSEEIDKKIYGLSYDPRKILSFNGENIENFVPAEGFESLDKYIVIKREKRSIADATADISVVDSMNDRTYPGAIQLANRNLVENKPDIISCKRKQITISVDLPGMAEDGRKVVEAPTYSTVRSSVNSLLDTWNQKYASRYTIPTKVSYSDAMVYSKSQLSTMLGCNFKPLNKALNIDFESIYNGQKKVMLLAYKQIFYTVSVDAPNCPSDLFDNSVTVKELTLKGINNSNPPAYVSNVSYGRTIYVKLETTSKSTKVKEAFKALIEKQDISNNAEYKDILSQSSFTATVLGGGAEEHNKIVTKDFEQIREVIKNNAVYNPKNPGYPIAYTTTFLKNNGVAIINSKTDYVETTATEYNSSKLVLDHRGAYVAQFDVKWDEVTYDKKGKEIITHKAWDGNHKNLTAHFNTEIYLKGNVRNISVKARECTGLAWEWWRTVLDEKNMSLGKKRTVYIWGTTLYPNHSVVVE, encoded by the coding sequence ATGATGTTCCACAAAAGAAAATTTAAATTAGCAATTCAAATGATTATTATATGTGGATTAATATATAGTGGTTCCAATAATCATAATATATTAGTAGAAAATAATAAGCCAATACAAAGCAATAAAGTTGAAATTAAACACAACATCTTATTATCAGGTAAAAATGTAGAAAATTCTGAAGTAAAAGAAGATGTAAATGAGGTTAAAAGTGTACAAGCTCCTGTGGTATCAAATAATAGCGAGGAAATAGACAAAAAAATTTATGGATTATCTTATGATCCACGTAAGATATTATCATTTAACGGAGAAAACATTGAAAATTTTGTGCCTGCTGAAGGGTTTGAGAGTTTAGATAAATATATTGTAATTAAGCGTGAAAAAAGGAGCATTGCAGATGCTACTGCAGATATATCAGTTGTAGATTCTATGAATGATAGAACATATCCTGGTGCTATACAACTTGCAAATAGAAATCTTGTGGAAAATAAACCAGACATAATTTCATGCAAGAGAAAACAAATTACTATAAGTGTTGATTTACCTGGAATGGCTGAAGATGGACGAAAGGTTGTGGAAGCGCCTACGTATTCAACAGTAAGATCAAGTGTTAATTCTTTATTAGATACGTGGAATCAAAAATATGCTTCACGATATACTATTCCAACAAAGGTAAGTTACTCAGATGCTATGGTCTATAGTAAGTCACAGTTATCTACTATGCTTGGATGTAACTTTAAGCCTTTAAATAAGGCATTAAATATAGATTTTGAGTCAATATATAATGGACAAAAGAAAGTAATGCTTCTTGCATATAAACAAATATTTTATACAGTAAGCGTAGATGCACCAAATTGTCCGTCAGATTTATTTGATAATAGTGTAACTGTTAAAGAACTAACTTTAAAAGGTATAAATAATAGTAATCCACCTGCATATGTTTCAAATGTTTCATATGGAAGAACAATTTATGTAAAACTTGAAACAACTTCTAAGAGTACGAAGGTTAAAGAGGCATTTAAAGCATTAATTGAAAAGCAAGATATAAGTAATAATGCGGAATATAAAGATATCTTAAGTCAAAGTTCTTTCACAGCTACTGTTTTGGGTGGTGGAGCAGAAGAACATAATAAGATAGTAACTAAAGATTTTGAGCAAATAAGAGAAGTTATTAAAAATAATGCGGTATATAATCCTAAAAATCCAGGATATCCTATTGCATATACTACTACATTTTTAAAGAATAATGGAGTAGCAATTATTAATAGCAAAACAGATTATGTAGAAACTACAGCTACAGAATATAATAGTAGTAAGTTAGTACTTGATCATAGAGGAGCATATGTGGCTCAATTTGATGTAAAATGGGATGAAGTTACCTATGATAAAAAGGGAAAAGAAATAATTACACATAAAGCTTGGGATGGTAATCATAAAAATTTAACGGCTCATTTTAATACGGAAATATATTTAAAAGGAAATGTAAGAAATATTTCTGTAAAGGCAAGGGAGTGTACAGGACTCGCATGGGAGTGGTGGAGAACTGTGTTAGATGAAAAAAATATGTCTTTAGGTAAGAAAAGAACGGTATATATATGGGGTACAACATTATATCCTAATCATTCAGTAGTAGTTGAGTAA
- a CDS encoding DEAD/DEAH box helicase translates to MNFKEFNLSNEILKTIKMLGYKSPTEVQEKVIPIVLKDKDIIVKSQTGSGKTASFGIPVCEKVKLENKKPQALILTPTRELAVQIKEDISNIGRFKKIKCVAVYGKEPVSIQKNQLKQRVHIVVGTPGRTFDHIEKGNMELSDIRYLIIDEADKMLNMGFIDQVEDVIKRLPKDRVTMLFSATLEERIEKLCVKYMNNPEKIEIDKKNVTTDIIEQEYYDVESDRKFSLLNKIIYTERPDSCIIFCNTKAEVGSIAIKMKNKGFDTKALHGGMEQKDRLEVIQEFKRGRFPFLVATDVAARGIDIEEITHVINYEVPAEKESYVHRIGRTGRAGHKGKSITFVCEYEERKFKSIEEYIGYSIPKKEIPSEEEVNEGRELFREKRKVRPKLKKDKSHEINKKITKIHINAGKKKKIRPGDIVGAINNIPGLTSDDIGIIDVQDAFSYVDVFGDKGKIVLKNLDTIKGKKVRVQIAKK, encoded by the coding sequence ATGAATTTTAAAGAATTTAATTTAAGTAATGAAATATTAAAAACTATAAAGATGTTAGGATATAAATCGCCTACAGAAGTTCAAGAAAAGGTAATACCAATTGTTCTTAAAGATAAAGATATTATAGTTAAATCTCAAACAGGTAGTGGTAAAACTGCATCATTTGGTATTCCAGTTTGTGAAAAAGTAAAATTAGAAAATAAAAAACCACAAGCATTAATATTAACTCCTACTAGGGAACTTGCAGTTCAAATAAAAGAAGATATATCTAATATAGGAAGATTTAAAAAGATAAAATGTGTTGCAGTGTACGGCAAAGAACCTGTAAGTATTCAAAAAAATCAATTGAAACAAAGAGTACATATTGTAGTTGGAACTCCAGGTAGAACTTTTGACCATATTGAAAAAGGTAATATGGAACTTAGTGATATAAGATACTTAATAATTGATGAAGCAGATAAAATGCTCAATATGGGATTTATAGACCAAGTTGAAGATGTTATAAAAAGATTACCTAAGGATAGAGTAACTATGCTCTTTTCTGCAACTCTTGAAGAAAGAATTGAAAAGTTATGTGTAAAATATATGAATAATCCTGAAAAAATAGAAATTGATAAAAAGAATGTTACAACAGATATAATAGAACAAGAATATTATGATGTTGAGAGCGATAGAAAATTTAGTCTTTTAAACAAAATAATATATACAGAAAGACCGGATAGTTGTATTATTTTCTGTAATACGAAAGCTGAAGTAGGTAGTATAGCAATTAAAATGAAGAATAAAGGATTTGATACTAAAGCACTTCATGGAGGAATGGAGCAAAAGGATAGATTAGAAGTAATTCAAGAATTTAAAAGAGGAAGATTTCCGTTTTTAGTTGCCACAGATGTTGCAGCTAGAGGAATAGATATAGAAGAGATAACTCATGTTATAAATTATGAGGTACCAGCAGAGAAAGAAAGTTATGTTCACAGAATTGGTAGAACGGGAAGAGCAGGACATAAAGGAAAATCTATTACTTTTGTGTGCGAATATGAAGAGAGAAAATTTAAATCAATTGAAGAATATATAGGATATAGTATTCCTAAAAAGGAAATTCCATCAGAAGAGGAAGTAAATGAGGGAAGAGAGTTATTTAGAGAAAAAAGAAAAGTTAGACCTAAATTAAAAAAAGATAAAAGTCATGAAATAAATAAAAAAATTACTAAAATACACATAAATGCTGGAAAGAAAAAGAAAATTCGCCCAGGAGATATAGTAGGAGCTATTAATAACATTCCTGGTTTAACTTCAGATGATATAGGAATTATCGATGTTCAAGATGCATTTAGTTATGTCGATGTATTTGGAGATAAGGGAAAAATAGTACTTAAAAATTTAGATACCATAAAAGGCAAAAAAGTTAGAGTTCAAATAGCAAAAAAATAA
- a CDS encoding aminopeptidase P family protein, giving the protein MMIKERVEKLRQLMIKNGIDAYIVPSSDAHQSEYVSEHWKSRKWISGFTGSAGTCVITLDDAGLWTDGRYYIQAAKQLQDSGITLFKGAEPGVPSYIQWLKEVLKEGSTVGFDGNVISVVTVRDMEKEFKNKNIVLKSHKDLIGELWDDRPQIPDGKIFIYDVKYAGKSRTEKINEVRKYMKEKNANYYLLTSLDDIAWLLNIRGTDVPHNPVIVSNAVITMEKTYLFISPSKVSSDVREELENENVIVKDYDEIEKFLKTLTEKDIVIYDATKTNIRLYKAMDKNVEKIHELNITTDLKGIKNEVEVENLKNCQVKDGVAMVKFIKWLKESVDKEEITELLAEEKIRSLREEQELFSDISFETIAAYKDHAAMMHYKATEETNCVLKPEGMLLVDSGGQYFDGTTDITRTIVLGKLTEEEKKHFTLVLKSNIALNTLKFLYGSTGSNLDVIARKPIWEYGIDYKCGTGHGVGFFLNIHEGPQRFSPVPNNAVLKKGMTITNEPGIYMEGKYGIRTENMMLVVEKEKTEFGQFMKFEYITYCPIDLDGIDKEMLTMEEVKWLNNYHKDVYEKLSPYLNEEEKEFLKQETREI; this is encoded by the coding sequence ATGATGATTAAAGAAAGAGTTGAAAAGTTAAGGCAGCTAATGATAAAGAATGGAATTGATGCTTATATAGTTCCAAGTTCAGATGCTCATCAAAGTGAATACGTTTCAGAACACTGGAAATCAAGAAAATGGATTTCAGGCTTTACGGGTTCAGCAGGTACTTGTGTTATTACTTTAGATGATGCTGGATTATGGACAGATGGAAGATATTATATTCAAGCGGCAAAACAACTTCAGGATTCAGGAATTACATTATTTAAAGGGGCAGAGCCTGGTGTACCAAGTTATATACAATGGTTAAAAGAGGTTTTAAAAGAAGGTAGTACAGTTGGTTTTGATGGTAACGTAATTTCAGTAGTCACAGTAAGAGACATGGAAAAAGAATTTAAAAATAAAAATATAGTTTTAAAATCACACAAAGATTTAATAGGTGAATTGTGGGATGATAGACCACAAATTCCTGATGGAAAAATATTTATATATGATGTGAAGTATGCAGGAAAATCAAGAACAGAAAAAATAAATGAAGTAAGAAAATATATGAAAGAGAAAAATGCAAATTATTATTTGTTAACTTCACTTGATGATATTGCATGGCTTTTAAATATAAGAGGTACAGATGTTCCACATAATCCAGTTATAGTGTCTAATGCAGTTATAACAATGGAAAAAACTTATTTATTTATAAGTCCTTCAAAAGTATCAAGTGATGTAAGAGAAGAACTAGAAAATGAAAATGTTATAGTAAAAGACTATGATGAAATAGAAAAATTTTTAAAAACTCTTACAGAAAAAGATATAGTAATTTATGATGCAACAAAAACTAATATACGTTTGTACAAAGCCATGGATAAAAACGTAGAAAAGATACATGAACTTAATATTACAACAGACCTAAAGGGAATAAAAAATGAAGTGGAAGTTGAAAATTTAAAGAATTGCCAAGTAAAAGATGGCGTAGCCATGGTGAAATTTATAAAATGGTTAAAAGAATCTGTTGATAAAGAAGAAATTACAGAGCTTTTAGCAGAAGAAAAAATTCGTAGTTTACGAGAAGAACAAGAACTTTTTAGCGATATTAGTTTTGAAACTATAGCAGCATACAAAGATCATGCAGCTATGATGCATTATAAAGCAACTGAAGAAACAAATTGTGTATTAAAACCAGAAGGTATGCTTTTAGTTGATTCAGGTGGACAATATTTTGATGGGACAACTGACATAACAAGAACTATAGTACTTGGAAAACTTACAGAAGAAGAAAAGAAACACTTCACTTTAGTATTAAAATCCAATATTGCTTTAAATACTCTTAAATTTTTATATGGTTCAACAGGATCAAATTTAGATGTAATTGCAAGGAAACCTATTTGGGAATATGGTATAGATTATAAATGCGGTACAGGACATGGAGTTGGATTTTTCTTGAATATACATGAAGGACCTCAAAGATTTAGCCCAGTTCCTAATAATGCGGTATTAAAAAAAGGAATGACAATTACTAATGAACCTGGAATTTATATGGAAGGTAAATACGGAATCAGAACAGAAAATATGATGCTTGTGGTGGAAAAGGAAAAAACAGAGTTTGGTCAATTTATGAAATTTGAATATATAACTTATTGTCCAATTGACCTTGATGGAATAGATAAAGAAATGTTAACTATGGAGGAAGTAAAATGGTTAAATAACTACCATAAAGATGTATATGAAAAACTTTCACCATATTTAAATGAAGAGGAAAAAGAATTTTTAAAACAAGAAACTAGGGAGATATAG
- a CDS encoding nitrous oxide-stimulated promoter family protein: MTKIQKEKEIVELMIKIYCRKNHNSKEQLCNECRALKEYAHIRLSKCSFGENKSSCGKCSIHCYKKDMREKIKKVMKFSGPRLIVYSPLALIKHFFNQK, from the coding sequence ATGACAAAAATACAAAAGGAAAAAGAAATAGTAGAACTTATGATAAAGATTTATTGCAGGAAAAATCATAATTCTAAAGAACAATTATGTAATGAATGTAGAGCACTTAAAGAATATGCTCATATTAGACTTTCCAAGTGCAGTTTTGGTGAAAATAAAAGTAGTTGTGGCAAGTGTTCTATTCATTGCTATAAAAAAGATATGAGAGAAAAAATTAAAAAGGTAATGAAGTTTTCAGGACCGAGGCTTATTGTATATAGCCCATTAGCTTTGATTAAACACTTCTTTAATCAAAAATAA
- the nagA gene encoding N-acetylglucosamine-6-phosphate deacetylase, whose product MKCILNGTILTEDSLLKNKALIFDKTILDIVDENSVNRNDFSEIIDAKGNYISPGFIDIHIHGSGGKDVMNGDFNSLQTISKVITSKGTTSFLPTTMTMSKQKIYNSLNCIKSCMNKNLGGAKILGAHMEGPFISYKYKGAQNPEFILKPNFNFIKPFKDIIKIITLAPEEDKNFKFIKEIINNTDINLSIGHSNATYEETIEAINLGIHHATHTFNGMPPFHHRTPGIIGALFNSNNIKCEIIADTIHVHKAALKMLLNIKGKDNVILITDSMEAGCMHDGTWELGGQKVLVKNNSARLESGSLAGSVLTLNIAIKNILDNTNLTLNEAVNLATLNPAKELKISNTKGSIDLNKDADLVIFNKNLDIKCTIVEGNIVFKS is encoded by the coding sequence AAATAAAGCCTTAATATTCGATAAAACTATACTTGATATAGTTGATGAAAATTCAGTTAATAGGAATGACTTTTCAGAAATTATTGATGCAAAAGGAAATTATATATCTCCTGGTTTTATAGATATTCATATTCATGGTTCTGGTGGGAAAGATGTAATGAATGGAGATTTTAATTCATTACAAACCATAAGTAAAGTTATTACAAGCAAAGGGACGACCTCTTTTTTGCCAACTACTATGACTATGTCTAAACAAAAAATATATAATTCTTTAAACTGTATAAAATCATGTATGAATAAAAATTTAGGAGGAGCCAAAATATTAGGTGCTCATATGGAAGGTCCTTTTATAAGCTATAAATATAAAGGTGCCCAAAATCCAGAATTTATATTAAAACCTAATTTTAATTTTATAAAGCCATTTAAAGATATAATAAAAATAATTACCCTTGCTCCAGAAGAAGATAAAAATTTTAAATTTATAAAAGAAATCATAAATAATACAGATATAAATTTATCTATTGGTCACTCAAATGCAACATATGAAGAAACTATAGAAGCTATAAATTTAGGTATACATCACGCAACTCATACTTTTAATGGTATGCCACCCTTTCATCATAGAACTCCAGGAATAATTGGTGCATTATTTAATTCCAATAATATAAAGTGTGAAATTATAGCTGATACTATTCACGTCCATAAAGCAGCATTAAAAATGTTATTAAATATAAAAGGCAAAGATAATGTAATTCTTATAACAGATTCCATGGAAGCAGGTTGTATGCACGATGGCACCTGGGAATTAGGTGGTCAAAAAGTACTAGTCAAAAATAATTCTGCTCGTCTTGAAAGTGGTTCCCTTGCTGGTAGCGTGCTAACTTTAAATATAGCTATAAAAAATATTTTGGACAACACAAATCTAACTTTAAATGAAGCTGTAAATCTTGCAACTTTAAATCCTGCTAAAGAATTAAAAATTTCTAATACAAAAGGAAGTATTGATCTTAATAAAGATGCAGATTTAGTAATTTTTAATAAAAATTTAGATATAAAATGCACCATTGTAGAGGGAAACATAGTATTCAAAAGTTAA